In Achromobacter xylosoxidans A8, a single window of DNA contains:
- the queD gene encoding 6-carboxytetrahydropterin synthase QueD, with amino-acid sequence MISVTRRLEFDAGHRIPDHRSQCRNLHGHRYVLEITLTGDVVQAPGESDNGMLMDFSEIKHIAKTHIVDVWDHAFLVYEGDAAVRGFLDSLPGHKTVVLDRIPTAENLAAIVFQTLAPHYHGHYGAELRLTRVRLYETPNCWADCNG; translated from the coding sequence CCGGCCACCGCATTCCCGACCACCGCAGCCAGTGCCGCAACCTGCACGGCCATCGCTATGTGCTGGAAATCACCCTGACCGGCGACGTGGTGCAGGCGCCCGGCGAGTCCGACAACGGCATGCTGATGGATTTCTCCGAAATCAAGCACATCGCCAAGACCCACATCGTGGACGTCTGGGACCATGCATTCCTGGTCTATGAAGGCGACGCCGCGGTGCGCGGCTTCCTGGACAGCCTGCCCGGCCACAAGACCGTGGTGCTGGACCGCATCCCCACGGCCGAAAACCTGGCCGCCATCGTCTTCCAGACCCTGGCGCCGCACTATCACGGCCACTACGGCGCCGAGCTGCGCCTGACCCGCGTGCGCCTGTACGAAACGCCCAACTGCTGGGCGGACTGCAACGGCTGA
- a CDS encoding MarR family winged helix-turn-helix transcriptional regulator encodes MNTPTDSQLMATTSALMVLSRAYRGAADKALADYGLSQATAWPVILAGRLGDGVRQGALAEALGVEGPSLVRVLDQLVAAGLMERREDPHDRRAKTLHLTDAGQALRATVEDVLVDLRRRLFRGVSEADLEACLRVFDSLKVTLGRGGAGTQPQDEQA; translated from the coding sequence ATGAACACGCCCACCGACTCCCAGCTCATGGCCACCACCTCTGCCCTGATGGTGCTGTCGCGCGCCTACCGCGGCGCCGCCGACAAAGCCCTGGCCGACTATGGCCTGTCCCAGGCCACCGCCTGGCCCGTGATCCTGGCCGGCCGTCTGGGAGACGGCGTGCGCCAGGGCGCATTGGCCGAGGCGCTGGGCGTGGAAGGCCCTTCGCTGGTGCGGGTGCTGGACCAGTTGGTCGCCGCCGGCCTGATGGAACGCCGCGAAGACCCGCACGACCGCCGCGCCAAGACCCTGCACCTGACCGACGCCGGCCAGGCGCTACGCGCCACGGTCGAGGACGTGCTGGTCGACCTGCGCCGCCGTCTGTTCCGGGGCGTGAGCGAAGCGGATCTGGAAGCCTGCCTGCGGGTCTTCGACAGCCTGAAAGTCACCCTGGGCCGCGGCGGCGCGGGCACCCAGCCACAGGACGAACAAGCGTGA
- a CDS encoding FUSC family protein, whose amino-acid sequence MKLPNVRESIFSLKSYLSAIMALYLAYSMGLPRPFWAMTTAYVVAQPWSGAVRSKALYRLAGTFFGSAATVYLVPRLSNSPVVMTAAMVLWVGACLYLSVLDRTPRSYLFMLAGYTAAMIGFPSVTAPALVFDTALARVEEISLGIVCATLIHSIVLPRGLAPALTLMLDKAVRDARNWMHDTLSGQATQQKDRDRRVLANDITQLRLMSTHVPFDTSNLRWTSGAVRAMQDQIAALTPTVSAVEDRMRALQAGGQPLPEPVSALLADISEWINAGAQATHETAVQLRAAATQLTPAIDSRSSWRDVLLASLMTRLRELVDTYDECLALRREIRAGLAGAPLRAPRSKPAPNAALHRDRGMALLSALAAGVAISVCCAFWIGTAWSNGATAALMAAIFSCFFASQDNPVPGIMQFLTYTVYSIPLSALYLLGIMPALHSFEMLALAMLPTTFVLGIFIARPATAGKAMAMLFGFLGTMALQDTNTADIVSFIDTQVAQCMGVATAAIIAAIFRTVSADWSARRIQAANWKELETLASSPRAPSRHTYAARMLDRIGLLQPRLALAQRPDDLVAADALKDLRVGRDITELQRARRHLPMAEPAIQPVLDGLARFFHARSAWQVGEKTPEFLAQIDRALASVAATPPGAAARDRAVVALVGLRRAFFPDAPDYQPAHPTLEGQAS is encoded by the coding sequence GTGAAACTCCCCAACGTCCGCGAATCCATCTTCTCGCTCAAGAGCTACCTGAGCGCCATCATGGCGCTCTACCTGGCCTACAGCATGGGTTTGCCGCGTCCGTTCTGGGCCATGACTACGGCCTATGTGGTAGCCCAGCCCTGGTCGGGCGCGGTGCGCTCCAAAGCGCTGTACCGCTTGGCCGGCACCTTCTTCGGCTCGGCCGCCACCGTCTACCTGGTGCCGCGGCTGTCGAATTCGCCGGTGGTCATGACCGCCGCCATGGTGCTGTGGGTGGGCGCCTGCCTGTACCTGTCGGTGCTGGACCGCACTCCGCGCTCCTACCTTTTCATGCTGGCGGGCTACACCGCCGCGATGATCGGCTTTCCCAGCGTGACGGCTCCTGCCCTGGTGTTCGACACCGCGCTCGCCCGCGTCGAGGAAATCAGCCTGGGCATCGTCTGCGCCACCCTGATCCACAGCATCGTGCTGCCGCGCGGCCTGGCCCCGGCCCTGACGCTGATGCTGGACAAGGCGGTGCGCGACGCCCGCAACTGGATGCACGACACGCTCAGCGGCCAGGCCACCCAACAGAAGGACCGCGACCGTCGCGTGCTGGCCAACGACATCACCCAGTTGCGCCTGATGTCCACCCACGTGCCTTTCGACACCAGCAACCTGCGCTGGACCTCGGGCGCGGTGCGCGCCATGCAGGACCAGATCGCGGCCCTGACGCCTACCGTGTCCGCCGTGGAAGACCGCATGCGCGCCCTGCAGGCCGGCGGCCAGCCGCTGCCGGAGCCAGTCTCGGCCCTGCTGGCAGACATCTCCGAATGGATCAACGCCGGCGCCCAGGCCACGCACGAAACCGCGGTACAACTGCGCGCTGCCGCGACCCAGCTCACGCCCGCCATCGACAGCCGCTCCAGCTGGCGCGACGTGTTGCTGGCCAGCCTGATGACGCGGCTGCGCGAACTGGTCGACACCTATGACGAATGCCTGGCGCTGCGCCGCGAGATCCGCGCAGGCCTGGCCGGCGCGCCGCTGCGCGCGCCGCGCTCCAAGCCCGCGCCCAACGCCGCCCTGCACCGCGACCGCGGCATGGCGCTGCTATCGGCCCTGGCCGCCGGCGTGGCCATTTCGGTCTGCTGCGCTTTCTGGATCGGCACGGCCTGGAGCAACGGCGCCACCGCCGCGCTCATGGCCGCCATCTTCAGCTGCTTTTTCGCGTCGCAGGACAACCCGGTTCCCGGCATCATGCAGTTCCTGACCTACACGGTGTATTCGATTCCGTTGTCGGCGCTGTACCTGCTGGGCATCATGCCCGCCCTGCACTCGTTCGAAATGCTGGCCCTGGCCATGCTGCCCACGACCTTCGTGCTGGGCATCTTCATCGCCCGTCCGGCCACGGCCGGCAAGGCCATGGCGATGCTGTTCGGCTTCCTCGGCACCATGGCGCTGCAGGACACCAACACTGCCGACATCGTGTCGTTTATCGACACGCAGGTCGCGCAGTGCATGGGCGTGGCCACGGCGGCCATCATCGCCGCCATCTTCCGCACCGTCAGCGCCGACTGGAGCGCGCGCCGCATCCAGGCCGCCAACTGGAAGGAACTGGAAACGCTGGCAAGCTCACCGCGCGCGCCCTCGCGCCATACCTATGCCGCCCGCATGCTGGACCGCATCGGCCTGTTGCAGCCGCGTTTGGCGCTGGCCCAACGCCCCGACGACCTGGTGGCCGCCGACGCGCTGAAGGACCTGCGCGTGGGCCGCGACATCACCGAACTGCAGCGCGCCCGGCGTCACCTGCCCATGGCGGAACCGGCCATCCAGCCGGTGCTCGACGGGCTGGCCCGATTCTTCCATGCGCGCTCGGCCTGGCAAGTCGGCGAGAAGACGCCCGAGTTCCTGGCGCAGATCGACCGCGCGCTGGCCAGCGTGGCCGCCACGCCCCCGGGCGCCGCCGCGCGTGACCGCGCCGTGGTCGCCCTGGTGGGCCTGCGCCGCGCCTTCTTCCCCGACGCGCCCGACTACCAACCCGCCCATCCCACCCTGGAGGGCCAAGCATCATGA
- a CDS encoding DUF1656 domain-containing protein: MIGEFNLYGVYFPWLLVLGVVTLGVAWAVRRVLARAGLYRLVWHPALFDLALFVVLLYGVSLISPYLLQR, from the coding sequence ATGATCGGCGAATTCAATCTTTACGGCGTTTATTTCCCCTGGCTGCTGGTGCTGGGCGTGGTGACCCTGGGCGTGGCCTGGGCGGTGCGCCGCGTGCTGGCGCGCGCCGGGCTGTACCGCCTGGTGTGGCACCCCGCGCTATTCGACCTGGCGCTGTTCGTGGTGCTGCTGTACGGCGTATCCCTCATTTCCCCCTATTTACTCCAGAGATAA
- a CDS encoding HlyD family secretion protein, whose amino-acid sequence MKLPNALRPAAIGKFAVTAVVVAAAAYAGWQLWVHYEVEPWTRDGRVKAYVVQVAPDVSGLVTSVPVHDNQDVKAGDVLFEIDRARFQLAFDQAQASVRSAQVARDQAVRDAKRNRSLGQLVAAEALEQSQTKLQQTEAALAQAEVQLNTARLNLDRSRVLAVNDGRVTNLDLRAGSYATAGRGVMALVDSGSFYVEGYFEETKLPGIHEGDPVTVTLMGDSHHIRGHVESIAMGIADRDRSTGANLLPNVNPTFNWVRLAQRIPVRVKIDDVPEGVRLVAGQTATVSVDSGPAHALNEAHQPS is encoded by the coding sequence ATGAAACTCCCCAACGCCCTGCGCCCCGCAGCCATCGGCAAGTTCGCGGTGACCGCCGTCGTCGTCGCCGCGGCCGCCTACGCCGGCTGGCAGCTCTGGGTGCACTATGAAGTCGAACCCTGGACCCGCGACGGCCGCGTCAAGGCCTACGTGGTGCAGGTCGCGCCCGATGTGTCCGGCCTGGTGACCAGCGTGCCGGTGCACGACAACCAGGACGTGAAGGCCGGCGACGTGCTGTTCGAAATCGACCGCGCGCGCTTCCAGCTGGCCTTTGATCAGGCCCAGGCCTCGGTGCGGTCGGCGCAAGTGGCGCGCGACCAGGCGGTGCGCGACGCCAAGCGCAACCGCTCGCTGGGGCAATTGGTCGCCGCCGAGGCGCTGGAACAAAGCCAGACCAAGCTGCAGCAGACCGAAGCCGCGCTGGCCCAAGCCGAAGTGCAGCTCAATACCGCGCGCCTGAACCTGGACCGCAGCCGGGTGCTGGCCGTCAACGACGGCCGTGTCACCAACCTGGACCTGCGCGCCGGCTCCTACGCCACCGCCGGCCGCGGCGTGATGGCGCTGGTGGATTCCGGTTCGTTCTATGTCGAAGGCTATTTCGAGGAAACCAAGCTGCCCGGCATCCACGAGGGCGATCCCGTCACCGTGACGCTGATGGGCGATTCGCACCATATCCGCGGCCACGTGGAAAGCATCGCCATGGGCATCGCCGACCGCGACCGCAGCACGGGTGCCAACCTGCTGCCCAACGTCAATCCCACGTTCAACTGGGTCCGCCTGGCGCAGCGCATTCCAGTGCGCGTGAAGATCGACGACGTGCCGGAAGGCGTGCGCCTGGTGGCCGGCCAGACCGCCACCGTGTCGGTGGATTCCGGCCCGGCCCATGCGCTGAACGAGGCTCACCAGCCGTCCTGA
- a CDS encoding efflux transporter outer membrane subunit translates to MNTRHLLPLLLALTLAGCTTVGPDYQVPAGSVAERQSAQTPFTEARNAAFRQDAVPGHWWRLYDDPVLDGLVEKALAANTDLRVASANLERAQAAVKESQAQQQPTIGVNASPTFGHVSGLQELQPGINPPNRWSYSMGASVSYQLDLFGQIRRAVEAASGDEQAAQAAYDATRVTVAAETARAYANMCAAGMQLASAQHSVQVQKQSLDAVDRLQRAGRGTTLDVTRARSQLQQLQANLPPFQAQQRTALYRLAALTSQTPSEISPALLQCAQAPRLTETIPVGDGAELLRRRPDIRQAERTLAASTARIGVATADLYPKISLGLSSASGGPASMFGDRGTFSWSVGPLISWTIPNTGAAQARIAEAQASTKAAAARFDATVLNALRETESALVVYARQLDRDAALRAARDQSAEAASQASRLFQYGKTDYLTVLDAERTLATNESALAASQADLSNDQIALFLALGGGWEK, encoded by the coding sequence ATGAACACCAGACACCTCCTGCCGCTGCTGCTGGCCCTGACGCTGGCCGGATGCACCACCGTGGGCCCTGACTATCAGGTGCCCGCCGGATCGGTGGCCGAGCGGCAGAGCGCGCAAACGCCTTTCACGGAAGCGCGCAACGCGGCCTTCCGGCAGGATGCGGTGCCTGGCCACTGGTGGCGTCTGTACGACGATCCCGTGCTGGACGGATTGGTGGAGAAAGCCCTGGCGGCCAACACCGACCTGCGCGTCGCCAGCGCCAACCTGGAACGCGCCCAGGCCGCGGTGAAGGAAAGCCAGGCGCAGCAACAGCCTACGATCGGCGTCAATGCCTCGCCCACTTTCGGCCACGTGTCGGGCTTGCAGGAGCTGCAACCCGGCATCAATCCGCCCAACCGCTGGTCCTATTCCATGGGCGCCAGCGTGTCGTATCAGCTGGATCTGTTCGGCCAGATCCGCCGCGCCGTGGAAGCGGCCAGCGGCGACGAGCAGGCCGCGCAGGCGGCCTACGACGCCACCCGCGTCACCGTGGCCGCCGAGACCGCCCGCGCCTACGCCAATATGTGCGCAGCCGGCATGCAACTGGCTTCCGCCCAGCATTCGGTGCAAGTGCAGAAGCAATCGCTGGACGCAGTGGACCGGCTGCAACGCGCCGGCCGCGGCACCACACTGGACGTGACCCGCGCCCGCAGCCAGCTACAACAATTGCAGGCCAACCTGCCGCCGTTCCAGGCCCAGCAGCGCACGGCCCTGTACCGGCTGGCAGCGCTGACGAGCCAGACGCCAAGTGAAATCTCGCCCGCGCTGTTGCAATGCGCCCAGGCGCCGCGCCTGACCGAGACCATCCCCGTGGGCGATGGCGCCGAACTGCTGCGCCGCCGTCCGGACATCCGCCAGGCCGAGCGCACGCTGGCCGCGTCCACCGCCCGCATCGGCGTGGCCACGGCCGACCTGTATCCGAAAATCTCGTTGGGCCTGTCGTCCGCCTCGGGCGGACCAGCCAGCATGTTCGGCGACCGCGGCACCTTCAGCTGGAGCGTTGGTCCGCTGATCTCCTGGACCATCCCCAACACCGGCGCGGCCCAAGCCCGCATCGCCGAGGCACAGGCCAGCACCAAGGCCGCGGCGGCGCGCTTCGACGCCACCGTGCTGAACGCCCTGCGGGAAACGGAAAGTGCCTTGGTGGTCTACGCGCGCCAACTGGACCGCGACGCCGCCCTGCGCGCCGCGCGCGACCAGAGCGCCGAGGCGGCCTCGCAGGCCAGCCGCCTGTTCCAGTACGGCAAGACCGACTACCTGACGGTGTTGGACGCCGAACGCACGCTGGCTACCAATGAAAGCGCGCTGGCCGCCTCGCAGGCCGACCTCAGCAACGACCAGATCGCGCTGTTCCTGGCGCTGGGCGGCGGCTGGGAAAAGTGA
- the ypfH gene encoding esterase, giving the protein MASSSSIEFLPDAGVDVRQLFILLHGVGGTPADMQPLAQAVRAAFPSAAVLVPQGFEPFDGGGEGRQWFSVRGVTEENRPERVARALPPLEAYMREAQARFGLLQSDTALAGFSQGAIMALELVQAHDGMAGRVIAFSGRYAQLPKSAPQYTTLHLLHGEADPIMSVDHIQAAQARLSELHGDSTIDIASNVGHALHPALIERAIVRLKTCVPLRSWEAALGLNQTPPDGASVH; this is encoded by the coding sequence ATGGCGTCTTCCTCTTCTATCGAATTCCTTCCCGATGCCGGCGTCGACGTGCGCCAGCTGTTCATCCTGCTGCACGGCGTGGGCGGCACCCCCGCTGACATGCAGCCCCTGGCGCAGGCGGTGCGCGCGGCGTTCCCCAGCGCGGCGGTGCTGGTGCCCCAGGGGTTCGAGCCTTTCGACGGCGGCGGCGAGGGCCGGCAATGGTTCTCGGTGCGCGGCGTGACCGAGGAAAACCGCCCCGAGCGCGTGGCGCGGGCGCTGCCGCCCCTGGAAGCCTATATGCGCGAGGCGCAGGCGCGCTTCGGCCTGCTGCAATCGGATACGGCGCTGGCGGGTTTTTCGCAGGGCGCCATCATGGCGCTGGAACTGGTACAGGCGCACGACGGCATGGCCGGCCGCGTGATCGCGTTTTCAGGCCGCTATGCGCAGCTGCCCAAGTCCGCGCCGCAATACACCACGCTGCACCTGCTGCATGGCGAGGCCGATCCCATCATGAGCGTGGACCACATCCAGGCCGCCCAGGCGCGCCTGAGCGAACTGCATGGGGATTCGACCATCGATATCGCCAGCAATGTGGGGCACGCGCTGCATCCGGCCTTGATCGAGCGCGCCATCGTGCGCCTGAAGACCTGCGTGCCGCTGCGCAGCTGGGAGGCCGCGCTGGGCCTGAACCAGACGCCGCCGGACGGCGCCTCGGTGCATTGA
- a CDS encoding amino acid permease translates to MQTPTTESGATPASQNQLHRVLKARHLTMIALGGAIGTGLFVASGAAIAQAGPGGALMVYLAIGLMVYFIMTSLGELATFMPVSGSFCTYASRYVDGGFGFALGWNFWISWATVVAVDVVAAQLVMAYWFPDTPGWIWSVAFLALTFGLNAFSARSFGEAEYWFAIIKVVAVLCFIGVGLAMLVGIIHGGTTVGLANWTIGDAPFVGNAATWVGVAMVVAYSFQGTELVAVAAGESENPRRNVPRAINHVFWRILLFYVLAILIIGLLLPYTDPQLLRNEVEDIAVSPFTLVFQHAGLLSAATVMNAVILTSVLSAGNSGMYAATRMLFNMAAEGQAPALFRRVTRSGVPLYALMATALLACLCLFSLVYSPKAVYIWLLNFAGMTEFIVWLSIAVSHYRFRQGYVKHGYDTADLPYKAGLFPFGPLLAFVLCLLVTLGQNYQAFLQDRIDWIGVISTYLAIPLFLALWIGHRLVRKSHWIRYEDMRFYGLDLDRAAGTETSVSTAENARA, encoded by the coding sequence ATGCAAACTCCGACGACAGAATCCGGCGCCACGCCTGCCAGCCAGAACCAGCTGCATCGCGTGCTCAAGGCGCGCCACCTCACGATGATAGCGTTAGGTGGCGCCATCGGCACCGGCCTGTTCGTGGCCTCCGGCGCGGCCATCGCCCAGGCGGGCCCGGGCGGCGCGCTGATGGTCTACCTGGCCATCGGCCTGATGGTCTACTTCATCATGACCAGTCTGGGCGAACTGGCCACCTTCATGCCGGTATCGGGCTCCTTCTGCACCTATGCCTCGCGCTATGTGGATGGCGGCTTCGGCTTTGCGCTGGGCTGGAACTTCTGGATCAGCTGGGCCACGGTCGTGGCGGTGGACGTGGTCGCCGCGCAACTGGTCATGGCGTACTGGTTCCCCGACACGCCCGGCTGGATCTGGAGCGTGGCCTTCCTGGCCCTGACCTTCGGCCTGAACGCCTTCTCCGCGCGCAGCTTCGGCGAGGCCGAATACTGGTTCGCCATCATCAAGGTCGTGGCCGTGCTGTGCTTCATCGGCGTCGGGCTGGCGATGCTGGTCGGCATCATCCACGGCGGCACCACGGTAGGCCTGGCCAACTGGACCATCGGCGACGCGCCCTTCGTGGGCAACGCGGCCACCTGGGTGGGCGTGGCAATGGTGGTGGCCTATTCGTTCCAGGGCACCGAACTGGTGGCCGTGGCTGCCGGCGAATCCGAGAACCCCCGCCGCAACGTGCCGCGCGCGATCAACCACGTGTTCTGGCGCATTCTGCTGTTCTACGTGCTGGCCATCCTGATCATCGGCCTGCTGCTGCCCTATACCGACCCGCAACTGCTGCGCAACGAAGTGGAAGACATCGCGGTCAGCCCCTTCACGCTGGTATTCCAGCACGCGGGGCTGCTGTCGGCGGCCACCGTGATGAACGCGGTGATCCTGACCTCGGTGCTGTCGGCCGGCAATTCCGGCATGTACGCGGCAACGCGGATGCTGTTCAACATGGCGGCCGAAGGCCAGGCGCCCGCCCTGTTCCGGCGCGTGACCCGCAGCGGCGTGCCGCTGTACGCGCTGATGGCCACCGCGCTGCTGGCCTGCCTGTGCCTGTTCAGCCTGGTATACAGCCCCAAGGCGGTCTACATCTGGCTGCTGAACTTCGCCGGCATGACCGAATTCATCGTGTGGCTGAGCATCGCCGTCAGCCATTACCGCTTCCGCCAGGGCTATGTGAAGCACGGCTACGACACCGCCGACCTGCCCTACAAGGCCGGCCTGTTCCCCTTCGGCCCCCTGCTCGCCTTCGTCCTGTGCCTGCTGGTCACGCTGGGCCAGAATTACCAGGCCTTCCTGCAAGACCGCATCGACTGGATCGGCGTGATCTCCACCTACCTGGCGATTCCCCTGTTCCTGGCCTTGTGGATCGGCCACCGGCTGGTGCGCAAGTCGCACTGGATCCGGTACGAGGATATGCGGTTTTATGGGCTGGATCTGGATCGCGCGGCGGGGACGGAGACCTCGGTATCTACTGCGGAGAACGCCCGGGCTTGA
- the imuA gene encoding translesion DNA synthesis-associated protein ImuA: MQSPERIHPALWRATQLAQSAARTLPTGHAALSAELPDGGWPLGSLIELMAPHPGIGEIRLLRPALAQLETRRAIALVQPPHAPHIASWMSWRLDPRQLLWVAPEKPVDALWAAEQILKNGSCGALICWLPHVRPESLRRLHLAAQASDLLFIAVRPSSAAQNATPAPLRLALAPAAGGLSVHILKRRGPACDTPLYVGLESGAPIPVSPRHAPLDRRLPALPAAGRTAPALAA; encoded by the coding sequence ATGCAGTCCCCAGAACGTATCCACCCCGCGTTGTGGCGCGCCACCCAGTTGGCCCAAAGCGCCGCCCGCACCCTGCCCACCGGGCATGCCGCGCTGTCCGCCGAGCTGCCGGACGGCGGCTGGCCGCTGGGTTCCCTGATCGAATTGATGGCCCCGCATCCCGGCATCGGTGAAATCCGCCTGCTGCGTCCGGCGCTGGCCCAACTGGAAACACGCCGCGCCATCGCGCTGGTGCAGCCGCCGCACGCGCCTCACATCGCCAGCTGGATGAGCTGGCGGCTGGATCCGCGCCAATTGCTCTGGGTCGCGCCGGAAAAACCCGTGGACGCGCTCTGGGCCGCCGAACAGATCCTGAAGAACGGCAGCTGCGGCGCCCTGATCTGCTGGCTACCCCACGTGCGCCCCGAATCCCTGCGCCGCCTGCACCTGGCCGCCCAGGCCAGCGACCTGCTGTTCATCGCCGTGCGCCCCAGCAGCGCGGCGCAGAACGCCACGCCCGCCCCCTTGCGGCTGGCGCTTGCGCCGGCCGCGGGCGGCCTGTCCGTGCACATCCTGAAGCGCCGCGGGCCTGCCTGCGACACCCCCTTGTACGTGGGCCTGGAATCCGGCGCCCCCATCCCTGTTTCTCCCCGCCATGCGCCTCTGGATCGCCGCCTTCCTGCGCTGCCTGCCGCTGGACGCACTGCGCCCGCACTGGCCGCTTGA
- a CDS encoding Y-family DNA polymerase codes for MRLWIAAFLRCLPLDALRPHWPLEGQAFAVLEQERVAALTPAARRAGVKPDMRRAGAAAIAPEVELLPRDVQAEAEALQGAALALLQYTPEVALADGDTLLLNVGASLMFFRGPKALHRRVAATLHALDLRASLGMAPTAAGAWLLARSPGRRAPRRTLTLPTLTRRLDALPLTLLPQAQTRRDWLDDIGCHTLADLRALPRAGLQRRSAPELLQALDAAYGQAPELHRWIEPPHQFSRRIELTDYVEHTDAVLAVARRLAEQLGGWLSARQLAVRRVVLSMEHERGRHARPPTELELALAQPVWQAPQILHLLREKLARFTLEAPVIAVMLLAPDTVEQPAASTTLFPEPGGTPADHARLLDLLVARLGRDQVRHAHPVPDHRPEAANAWGDALSPPQRPAPLPALLDRPFWLLDPPLPLKLSGHRPQYGGQALRLMRGPERIESGWWDPALTVRDYFVAEDAAAARYWIYRERDDEHARWFLHGLYA; via the coding sequence ATGCGCCTCTGGATCGCCGCCTTCCTGCGCTGCCTGCCGCTGGACGCACTGCGCCCGCACTGGCCGCTTGAGGGGCAGGCGTTCGCGGTCCTGGAACAGGAACGCGTCGCCGCCCTGACGCCCGCCGCCCGCCGGGCCGGCGTCAAGCCGGACATGCGCCGCGCCGGCGCGGCCGCCATCGCCCCCGAGGTCGAGCTGCTGCCCCGCGACGTCCAGGCCGAGGCCGAAGCATTACAGGGCGCGGCGCTGGCCTTGCTGCAATACACCCCTGAAGTCGCACTGGCCGACGGCGACACCCTGCTCCTGAACGTAGGCGCCAGCCTGATGTTCTTCCGCGGTCCGAAGGCCCTGCACCGCAGGGTGGCCGCCACCCTGCACGCGCTGGACCTGCGCGCCTCGCTAGGCATGGCGCCCACCGCCGCCGGCGCCTGGCTGCTGGCGCGCAGCCCCGGCCGGCGCGCGCCCCGACGCACCCTGACGCTGCCCACGCTGACCCGGCGGCTGGACGCCCTGCCGCTCACCCTGCTGCCGCAGGCGCAGACCCGCCGCGACTGGCTCGACGACATCGGCTGCCATACCCTGGCGGACCTGCGCGCCCTGCCGCGCGCGGGCCTGCAGCGGCGCAGCGCCCCCGAACTGCTCCAGGCCCTGGACGCCGCCTACGGCCAGGCGCCCGAACTGCATCGCTGGATCGAACCGCCGCACCAGTTTTCGCGCCGCATCGAACTCACGGACTACGTCGAGCACACCGACGCGGTGCTGGCGGTGGCGCGCCGCCTGGCCGAACAGCTGGGCGGCTGGCTCAGCGCCCGGCAACTGGCGGTGCGCCGCGTGGTGCTCAGCATGGAGCACGAACGCGGCCGCCACGCCCGGCCGCCCACCGAACTGGAGCTGGCCCTGGCCCAGCCGGTGTGGCAGGCGCCGCAGATCCTCCACCTGCTGCGGGAAAAGCTGGCCCGTTTCACGCTGGAAGCGCCTGTAATCGCCGTGATGCTGCTGGCGCCCGACACGGTCGAGCAGCCCGCCGCCAGCACCACCCTGTTCCCCGAGCCCGGCGGCACGCCCGCCGACCATGCCCGGCTGCTGGACCTGCTGGTCGCGCGGCTGGGCCGCGACCAGGTGCGCCACGCCCATCCGGTTCCCGATCACCGCCCCGAGGCCGCCAACGCCTGGGGCGACGCGCTGTCGCCGCCCCAGCGGCCCGCCCCTCTGCCCGCGCTACTGGACCGACCCTTCTGGCTGCTGGACCCGCCGCTACCCTTGAAGCTGTCCGGCCATCGCCCGCAGTACGGCGGCCAGGCGCTGCGGCTGATGCGCGGCCCGGAACGCATCGAAAGCGGCTGGTGGGATCCGGCCCTGACCGTGCGCGACTACTTCGTCGCCGAGGACGCCGCCGCCGCGCGCTACTGGATCTACCGCGAGCGCGACGACGAGCACGCCCGCTGGTTCCTGCATGGGCTCTACGCCTGA